Proteins encoded together in one Micromonospora kangleipakensis window:
- a CDS encoding GNAT family N-acetyltransferase encodes MLIESRPATDPEIAALVTAQQRELRAADGGLDGQATLTHDDIHYLAAVVGGRAVGCGGLQALDGDTGELKRMYVRPAYRGRGIARQLLAALEELAFQRGHAVVCLETGTYLPAAIGLYSSCGYEPIPVYGEYVGNPYSVCFAKRLPVAA; translated from the coding sequence ATGCTGATCGAATCCCGTCCCGCCACCGATCCCGAGATCGCCGCCCTGGTCACGGCGCAGCAGCGCGAGCTGCGGGCGGCCGACGGCGGGCTGGACGGGCAGGCGACGCTGACCCACGACGACATCCACTACCTGGCGGCGGTGGTCGGCGGGCGGGCCGTCGGCTGCGGTGGCCTCCAGGCCCTGGACGGCGACACCGGGGAGCTGAAGCGGATGTACGTCCGCCCGGCGTACCGGGGGCGGGGCATCGCGCGCCAGCTGCTGGCCGCCCTGGAGGAGCTGGCCTTCCAGCGCGGACACGCCGTGGTCTGCCTGGAGACCGGGACGTACCTGCCGGCCGCGATCGGGCTCTACAGCTCCTGCGGGTACGAGCCCATCCCGGTCTACGGCGAGTACGTCGGCAACCCGTACAGCGTCTGCTTCGCCAAGCGGCTGCCCGTCGCCGCCTGA
- a CDS encoding cyclase: MTSRGTRWALAGAAVAAAVGVGRMVARRRRPLQAERADGWYVVQRGITVDRPMDAVIGFWTDRERLDRALAEWATLEQLDDNRWRCVASDPAGGGTEWRAELTVDGPGRLSWRVIEGPVVQQGQAELVPAPQDRGTEIRAELRWRSNPVRRALGRTTGHDPEVGLRDTLRRIKSLVEAA; this comes from the coding sequence ATGACCAGCAGAGGAACGAGGTGGGCGCTGGCGGGCGCGGCCGTGGCGGCCGCGGTCGGTGTCGGCCGGATGGTGGCCCGGCGGCGGCGTCCGCTCCAGGCCGAGCGGGCGGACGGCTGGTACGTGGTCCAGCGGGGGATCACCGTGGACCGCCCGATGGACGCCGTGATCGGCTTCTGGACCGACCGGGAACGGCTGGACCGGGCGTTGGCCGAGTGGGCGACCCTGGAGCAGCTCGACGACAACCGGTGGCGCTGCGTGGCGAGCGACCCGGCCGGCGGCGGCACCGAGTGGCGCGCCGAACTCACCGTCGACGGCCCGGGCCGGCTGAGCTGGCGGGTCATCGAGGGGCCGGTGGTCCAGCAGGGGCAGGCCGAGCTGGTCCCCGCCCCGCAGGACCGGGGCACCGAGATCCGGGCCGAGCTGCGCTGGCGGTCCAACCCGGTCCGCCGGGCCCTGGGGCGGACCACCGGCCACGACCCGGAGGTGGGGCTGCGGGACACGCTGCGCCGGATCAAGTCGCTGGTCGAGGCCGCCTGA
- the rplU gene encoding 50S ribosomal protein L21, which translates to MYAIVKTGGKQYKVAEGDVIEVEKLTGAPGDAVKLTAVLLVDGDDLVTDAAKLAKVAVSGEIAAHTKGPKIRIHKFKNKTGYHKRQGHRQPLTQVKVTGISSGK; encoded by the coding sequence ATGTACGCGATCGTCAAGACCGGCGGCAAGCAGTACAAGGTCGCCGAGGGCGACGTGATCGAGGTCGAGAAGCTCACCGGTGCCCCCGGTGACGCGGTGAAGCTCACCGCGGTGCTCCTCGTCGACGGTGACGACCTGGTGACCGACGCGGCGAAGCTTGCCAAGGTCGCGGTGTCCGGCGAGATCGCCGCGCACACCAAGGGCCCGAAGATCCGGATCCACAAGTTCAAGAACAAGACCGGCTACCACAAGCGCCAGGGTCACCGCCAGCCGCTGACCCAGGTCAAGGTGACCGGCATCTCCAGCGGGAAGTAG
- a CDS encoding glycosyltransferase, with protein sequence MSAPARDQHAGIARAPVAGPAATAPGGGPRPGRLPVEYVLPLRRSDDSGLTGLTDHLRDLALLVDVTVVDGSPPELFARHAAAWRDLVRHVPPDPALRGANGKALGVLTGLGLARHEHVVIADDDVRYDEAGLRAVHALLDRVDLVRPQNHFDPLPWHAWWDTGRTLLNRAFGGDWPGTVAVRRSTFRAMGGYDPDVLFENLELVRTVRAYGGGTATPAWLHVRRLPPTAGHFRAQRIRQAYDDQAQPLRLVAALAVLPGVVAALAARRPGLLLRTAVATVAVAELGRRRAGGARVFPAHTTLAAPLWLLERGLCSWLALGRRWRGGVPYADARLRDAAHSSRTLRRRLAGNGPGDLALWVEAGGRDVPAHATARGHSPADRE encoded by the coding sequence GTGAGCGCCCCGGCCCGCGACCAGCACGCGGGGATCGCGCGGGCCCCGGTCGCCGGTCCCGCGGCCACCGCGCCGGGCGGCGGCCCGCGGCCCGGTCGGCTCCCCGTCGAGTACGTCCTGCCGCTGCGGCGGTCCGACGACAGCGGCCTGACCGGGCTGACCGACCACCTGCGCGACCTCGCCCTGTTGGTGGACGTCACCGTGGTCGACGGCTCCCCGCCGGAGCTCTTCGCCCGGCACGCCGCCGCCTGGCGGGACCTGGTCCGGCACGTCCCGCCCGACCCCGCGCTGCGCGGCGCCAACGGCAAGGCGCTCGGGGTGCTGACCGGGCTCGGCCTGGCCCGGCACGAACACGTGGTGATCGCCGACGACGATGTCCGGTACGACGAGGCCGGGCTGCGCGCGGTGCACGCGCTGCTGGACCGGGTCGACCTGGTCCGGCCGCAGAACCACTTCGACCCGCTGCCCTGGCACGCCTGGTGGGACACCGGCCGGACCCTGCTCAACCGGGCGTTCGGCGGCGACTGGCCGGGCACCGTGGCGGTGCGCCGGAGCACCTTCCGCGCCATGGGCGGGTACGACCCGGACGTCCTCTTCGAGAACCTGGAGCTGGTCCGCACCGTGCGGGCGTACGGGGGCGGCACGGCGACCCCCGCCTGGCTGCACGTACGCCGGCTCCCGCCGACCGCCGGGCACTTCCGCGCGCAGCGGATCCGGCAGGCGTACGACGACCAGGCCCAGCCGCTCCGGCTGGTGGCCGCGCTGGCGGTGCTGCCGGGCGTGGTGGCCGCGCTGGCCGCCCGCCGGCCCGGCCTGCTGCTGCGCACCGCCGTCGCCACGGTGGCCGTCGCCGAGCTGGGCCGCCGGCGGGCCGGCGGCGCCCGGGTCTTCCCGGCGCACACCACGCTGGCCGCCCCGCTCTGGCTGCTGGAGCGCGGGCTCTGCTCCTGGCTCGCGCTGGGCCGGCGGTGGCGCGGCGGCGTGCCCTACGCGGACGCGCGGCTGCGCGACGCCGCGCACTCCAGCCGGACGCTGCGCCGCCGGCTGGCCGGGAACGGCCCCGGTGACCTGGCGCTGTGGGTGGAGGCCGGCGGGCGAGATGTCCCCGCACACGCGACAGCTCGCGGCCACTCCCCGGCGGACCGGGAGTGA
- the rpmA gene encoding 50S ribosomal protein L27, which produces MAHKKGASSSRNGRDSAAQRLGVKRFGGQVVSAGEILIRQRGTKFHPGDLVGRGGDDTLFALAAGSVQFGTKRGRKTVSIVVPQQ; this is translated from the coding sequence ATGGCTCACAAAAAGGGTGCGTCCAGCTCGCGTAACGGCCGTGACTCCGCGGCCCAGCGACTCGGCGTGAAGCGCTTCGGTGGTCAGGTCGTCAGCGCGGGTGAGATCCTCATCCGTCAGCGTGGCACCAAGTTCCACCCCGGTGACCTGGTCGGCCGTGGCGGCGACGACACGCTGTTCGCGCTGGCTGCCGGCTCGGTCCAGTTCGGCACCAAGCGCGGTCGCAAGACCGTCAGCATCGTGGTGCCGCAGCAGTAG
- the obgE gene encoding GTPase ObgE — protein MTTFVDRVVLHMQAGDGGHGCVSIHREKFKPFGGPDGGNGGHGGSVSLVVDAQVTTLLDFHFRPHLKAENGKGGAGSNRDGANGHDLIIKVPNGTVVQSLDGEVLADLVGAGTTFEVARGGRGGRGNASLANARRKAPGFAELGEPGDRLDVVLELKSVADVGLVGFPSAGKSSLISVISAAKPKIADYPFTTLVPNLGVVRVDNHTFTVADVPGLIPGAATGKGLGLEFLRHVERCAVLVHVVDTATLEPGRDPLADIDTIEAELSEYGGLADRPRLVALNKIDVPDGRDLAEIVRPDLEARGFRVFEVSTATREGLKELMFAMAEVVEQARRAAPPAEPTRIVIRPKAVDDTGFTIEVEEDGSFTVRGVRPERWVRQTNFDNDEAVGFLADRLARLGVEEKLAKAGADPGDLVRIGEREFDWQPTLYAGVDFVPGNRGTDIRLEEKSTRASAAERLAARKARRRRPEDALEAGGLDADLSDDLDDDDLDDDDE, from the coding sequence GTGACGACGTTCGTTGACCGGGTCGTCCTGCACATGCAGGCCGGCGACGGCGGGCACGGCTGTGTCTCCATCCACCGGGAAAAGTTCAAGCCCTTCGGCGGGCCCGACGGCGGCAACGGCGGGCACGGCGGCAGCGTCTCGCTGGTCGTCGACGCGCAGGTGACCACGCTGCTCGACTTCCACTTCCGCCCGCACCTCAAGGCCGAGAACGGCAAGGGTGGCGCCGGCTCGAACCGGGACGGGGCCAACGGCCACGACCTGATCATCAAGGTGCCGAACGGCACCGTGGTGCAGAGCCTCGACGGTGAGGTGCTGGCCGACCTGGTCGGCGCGGGCACCACCTTCGAGGTGGCCCGCGGCGGGCGCGGCGGGCGGGGCAACGCCTCGCTGGCCAACGCCCGGCGCAAGGCCCCCGGCTTCGCCGAGCTGGGTGAGCCCGGTGACCGGCTGGACGTGGTGCTGGAGCTGAAGAGCGTCGCCGACGTCGGCCTGGTCGGTTTTCCGTCGGCCGGCAAGTCCTCGCTGATCTCGGTGATCTCCGCCGCGAAGCCGAAGATCGCCGACTACCCCTTCACCACCCTGGTCCCGAACCTCGGCGTGGTCCGGGTGGACAACCACACCTTCACCGTCGCCGACGTGCCGGGCCTGATCCCGGGCGCGGCGACCGGCAAGGGCCTGGGGCTGGAGTTCCTCCGCCACGTCGAGCGCTGCGCCGTGCTGGTGCACGTGGTCGACACGGCGACGCTGGAGCCCGGCCGGGACCCGCTCGCCGACATCGACACCATCGAGGCGGAGCTGTCCGAGTACGGCGGCCTGGCCGACCGGCCCCGGCTGGTGGCGCTCAACAAGATCGACGTACCGGACGGGCGGGACCTCGCCGAGATCGTCCGGCCGGACCTGGAGGCGCGCGGTTTCCGGGTCTTCGAGGTCTCCACGGCCACCCGCGAGGGGCTCAAGGAGCTGATGTTCGCGATGGCCGAGGTGGTCGAGCAGGCCCGCAGGGCGGCGCCGCCGGCCGAGCCGACCCGGATCGTGATCCGCCCGAAGGCGGTCGACGACACCGGCTTCACCATCGAGGTGGAGGAGGACGGCTCGTTCACCGTCCGGGGCGTCCGGCCGGAGCGCTGGGTGCGGCAGACGAACTTCGACAACGACGAGGCCGTCGGCTTCCTGGCCGACCGGCTGGCCCGCCTGGGCGTCGAGGAGAAGCTGGCCAAGGCCGGCGCCGACCCCGGCGACCTGGTGCGGATCGGCGAGCGGGAGTTCGACTGGCAGCCGACCCTCTACGCCGGGGTGGACTTCGTCCCGGGCAACCGGGGCACCGACATCCGGCTGGAGGAGAAGTCGACCCGCGCCTCGGCGGCGGAGCGGCTGGCCGCCCGCAAGGCCCGCCGGCGGCGTCCCGAGGACGCGCTGGAGGCCGGCGGCCTCGACGCGGACCTCTCCGACGACCTGGACGACGACGACCTGGACGACGACGACGAATAG
- a CDS encoding DUF6766 family protein, which produces MPRWLRENALTAAMLGAFLIFLVMQSVFGWQVHNEELAQYGAAPLSWWAYLGTGHFAEAVFENWESEFLQMGGYVLLTAYLVQKGSAESKPEGQTDRPDDDARRAKPDSPWPVRVGGLPLAVYRNSLSLALLLIFAGAFLGHLFGGVAEYNQEQALESGAAPISAWQFLSTSDFWFQSMQNWQSEFLAVGVLILLSIVLRQHASPESKPVTAAHAQTGA; this is translated from the coding sequence ATGCCACGGTGGTTGCGGGAGAACGCGCTCACGGCCGCGATGCTCGGCGCGTTCCTGATCTTCCTGGTGATGCAGAGCGTGTTCGGCTGGCAGGTCCACAACGAGGAGTTGGCGCAGTACGGCGCGGCCCCGCTGAGCTGGTGGGCGTACCTCGGCACCGGGCACTTCGCCGAGGCGGTCTTCGAGAACTGGGAGTCGGAGTTCCTCCAGATGGGCGGCTACGTGCTGCTCACCGCGTACCTGGTGCAGAAGGGCTCGGCCGAGTCGAAGCCCGAGGGCCAGACCGACCGGCCCGACGACGACGCGCGCCGGGCCAAGCCGGACTCGCCCTGGCCGGTCCGCGTCGGCGGGCTCCCCCTCGCCGTCTACCGCAACAGCCTCTCCCTGGCGCTGCTGCTGATCTTCGCCGGGGCGTTCCTCGGCCACCTCTTCGGCGGCGTGGCGGAGTACAACCAGGAGCAGGCGCTGGAGAGCGGGGCCGCCCCGATCAGCGCCTGGCAGTTCCTCTCCACCAGCGACTTCTGGTTCCAGTCCATGCAGAACTGGCAGAGCGAGTTCCTCGCCGTCGGCGTGCTGATCCTGCTCAGCATCGTGCTGCGGCAGCACGCCAGCCCCGAGTCGAAGCCGGTCACCGCCGCCCACGCCCAGACCGGCGCCTGA
- a CDS encoding DUF4383 domain-containing protein: MARDVRGRAPAGPKPRIQAVAAAVAALFVLLGVLGFIPGVTTHYGDLAFAGHHSEAKLLGLFQVSILLNLLHLLSGLVGLVLARRIAGARLFLAGGGAVYLGLWLYGFAIDRETAANFVPFNDADNWLHLFLGFGMLVVGLLLSNDVGTGGRLDTPIDRP, translated from the coding sequence ATGGCACGTGACGTGCGCGGACGCGCCCCGGCCGGCCCGAAGCCCCGGATCCAGGCGGTCGCCGCCGCGGTGGCTGCCCTCTTCGTCCTGCTCGGCGTGCTCGGGTTCATCCCCGGGGTCACCACGCACTACGGTGACCTGGCCTTCGCCGGGCACCACTCGGAGGCGAAGCTGCTCGGCCTGTTCCAGGTGTCGATCCTGCTCAACCTGCTGCACCTGCTCTCCGGCCTGGTCGGGCTGGTGCTCGCCCGTCGGATCGCCGGGGCCCGGCTCTTCCTGGCCGGCGGCGGCGCCGTCTACCTGGGCCTCTGGCTGTACGGCTTCGCGATCGACCGGGAGACCGCGGCCAACTTCGTGCCCTTCAACGACGCGGACAACTGGCTGCACCTGTTCCTCGGCTTCGGGATGCTCGTGGTGGGGCTGCTGCTCTCCAACGACGTCGGCACCGGCGGCCGGCTGGACACCCCGATCGACCGCCCCTGA
- a CDS encoding phage holin family protein has translation MTMPTQGSGLDSGYHAETGAPHTADEVRGSSLGELMRSVTTDLSTLMRQEVELAKAEIRQEGKKAGKAAGLFGGAGFGGYMVALFLSIALWAGLSNVMDAGWAALIVAVIWAVIAAVLYSMAKKNAERIRGLKQTNDSVQRIPDALKPHPEGVTR, from the coding sequence ATGACCATGCCGACGCAGGGGTCCGGACTGGACTCCGGTTACCACGCGGAGACGGGCGCGCCGCACACCGCGGACGAGGTCCGGGGGAGCTCCCTCGGTGAGCTGATGCGCTCCGTCACCACCGATCTCTCCACGCTGATGCGGCAGGAGGTCGAGCTGGCCAAGGCGGAGATCCGCCAGGAGGGCAAAAAGGCGGGCAAGGCCGCCGGGCTCTTCGGCGGCGCGGGCTTCGGCGGTTACATGGTGGCGCTGTTCCTCTCGATCGCGCTCTGGGCCGGGCTGTCCAACGTGATGGACGCCGGCTGGGCCGCGCTGATCGTGGCCGTCATCTGGGCGGTCATCGCCGCGGTCCTCTACTCCATGGCCAAGAAGAACGCCGAGCGGATTCGCGGCCTCAAGCAGACCAACGACAGCGTGCAGCGCATCCCCGACGCGCTCAAGCCGCACCCGGAGGGAGTCACCCGATGA
- a CDS encoding Rne/Rng family ribonuclease: protein MLENEPEGGERTGSQPAGETADTSTTDSTTEPKAPARKRTSRRRAAPLNQPEQTNAPAEAPADAGTTTGEAPQAEVFAPVAGELEAAPKTPRRRRKATTAKEAEEPVVAAAAEEASEEVVPPVKVTRTRRRKAVPPAAEPEAVAPAAEPTVEPHAVAEPQADTAPTPAEETAEEEVTPEGEAEETAQRTPVAESAAEPTPTASGAAEIPPAAEGATAPRAEDRTGDVAPGAAVPGEQPAEQPEPRTRRRRAALSAPTVLFMAPQPEEAPVVRAAAPAPAAEEPVEEPVETGRRRRRARREVEPAEVEVEVDEEPAVEAEEIGEAEDEDEESAAARRRRRRGRRGRGRGKGGAEDAEDEEAEEAIQAESAEAEAEEAEEAEEEGEGDGLTRRRRRRRRRGAGDVEGGAEDGVPTVVKIREPRRAVDEVQGVSGSTRLEAKRQRRRDGREQRRTRPPILSESEFLARREAVDRVMAVRQRGDRTQIAVLEDGVLVEHYVTRNSSGTMAGNVYLGKVQNVLPSMEAAFVDIGRGRNAVLYAGEVNWDTTGLEGRARSIEHALRSGDSVLVQVTKDPIGHKGARLTSHIALSGRHLVYVPNGNASGISRKLPDTERKRLRDVLKKLVPDGAGVIVRTAAEGASEDELARDVKRLQAQWEDIQAKAAEGGAPVLLYEEPDLVIRVVRDLFNEDFRELVIEGEQSYDIVESYLSHVSPDLVARLRRHAGTTDVFAEYRIDEQILKGLDRKVFLPSGGSLVIDRTEAMTVIDVNTGKYTGSGGNLEETVTRNNLEAAEEIVRQLRLRDLGGIVVIDFIDMVLESNRELVLRRLTECLGRDRTKHQVTEITSLGLVQMTRKRIGAGLLDSFSETCECCKGRGLIIHTEPVPEKPRAGGAGEKVKAVASAVTTPAAEQGGTASSRRRARKAATPEKTVAEVTEATDTEVPTEPDYHDTMGYDLSRYESETPAAPAVADSQEGESARLAAADDPDALGDGEADEEGAEGGTGRRRSRRGGARRRTRP from the coding sequence ATGCTCGAGAACGAGCCCGAGGGCGGCGAACGGACCGGTTCACAGCCGGCCGGCGAAACCGCCGACACCAGCACCACCGACAGCACCACCGAGCCCAAGGCGCCGGCCCGCAAGCGGACCAGCCGCCGCCGGGCCGCCCCGCTGAACCAGCCGGAGCAGACCAACGCGCCGGCCGAGGCGCCAGCCGATGCCGGCACGACCACCGGCGAGGCGCCCCAGGCCGAGGTGTTCGCCCCGGTCGCGGGTGAGCTGGAGGCCGCCCCGAAGACCCCCCGGCGCCGCCGCAAGGCGACCACCGCCAAGGAGGCCGAGGAGCCCGTGGTCGCCGCCGCCGCCGAGGAGGCCTCCGAGGAGGTCGTCCCGCCGGTCAAGGTGACCCGCACGCGGCGGAGGAAGGCCGTCCCGCCGGCCGCCGAGCCGGAGGCCGTGGCCCCGGCCGCCGAGCCGACGGTCGAGCCGCACGCCGTCGCCGAGCCGCAGGCGGACACCGCGCCGACCCCGGCCGAGGAGACCGCCGAGGAGGAGGTCACCCCCGAGGGGGAGGCCGAGGAGACCGCGCAGCGGACCCCGGTGGCGGAGAGCGCCGCGGAGCCGACGCCGACCGCCTCGGGTGCCGCCGAGATCCCGCCGGCCGCCGAGGGCGCCACCGCGCCTCGGGCCGAGGACCGCACCGGCGACGTCGCCCCTGGCGCGGCCGTTCCGGGTGAGCAGCCGGCCGAGCAGCCGGAGCCGCGTACCCGCCGGCGGCGGGCCGCGCTCTCCGCGCCGACGGTGCTCTTCATGGCGCCGCAGCCGGAGGAGGCGCCCGTCGTCCGGGCCGCCGCGCCCGCGCCGGCCGCCGAGGAGCCGGTCGAGGAGCCCGTCGAGACCGGACGCCGTCGTCGGCGCGCCCGCCGCGAGGTGGAGCCGGCCGAGGTCGAGGTCGAGGTCGACGAGGAGCCCGCCGTCGAGGCCGAGGAGATCGGCGAGGCGGAGGACGAGGACGAGGAGAGCGCCGCGGCCCGTCGCCGCCGCCGTCGCGGCCGCCGGGGTCGCGGCCGGGGCAAGGGCGGCGCGGAGGACGCCGAGGACGAGGAGGCCGAGGAGGCCATCCAGGCCGAGAGCGCCGAGGCCGAGGCCGAGGAGGCCGAGGAGGCCGAGGAGGAGGGCGAGGGCGACGGGCTGACCCGCCGCCGGCGCCGCCGCCGCCGTCGGGGCGCCGGTGACGTGGAGGGCGGCGCCGAGGACGGCGTGCCCACCGTGGTCAAGATCCGTGAGCCGCGCCGGGCCGTCGACGAGGTGCAGGGCGTCTCCGGCTCGACCCGGCTGGAGGCCAAGCGGCAGCGCCGCCGGGACGGCCGGGAGCAGCGGCGTACCCGGCCGCCGATCCTGAGCGAGTCGGAGTTCCTGGCCCGCCGGGAAGCGGTCGACCGGGTGATGGCGGTCCGTCAGCGCGGCGACCGCACCCAGATCGCGGTCCTCGAGGACGGCGTGCTGGTCGAGCACTACGTCACCCGCAACTCCTCCGGCACCATGGCCGGCAACGTCTACCTGGGCAAGGTGCAGAACGTCCTGCCCAGCATGGAGGCGGCCTTCGTCGACATCGGGCGCGGCCGCAACGCCGTGCTCTACGCGGGCGAGGTCAACTGGGACACCACCGGCCTGGAGGGTCGGGCCCGCTCCATCGAGCACGCGCTCCGCTCCGGCGACTCGGTGCTGGTGCAGGTCACCAAGGACCCGATCGGGCACAAGGGCGCGCGGCTGACCAGCCACATCGCGCTCTCCGGCCGGCACCTGGTGTACGTGCCCAACGGCAACGCCTCCGGCATCAGCCGGAAGCTGCCGGACACCGAGCGCAAGCGGCTGCGCGACGTGCTCAAGAAGCTGGTTCCGGACGGCGCGGGCGTGATCGTGCGGACCGCCGCCGAGGGGGCGAGCGAGGACGAACTGGCCCGCGACGTCAAGCGGCTCCAGGCGCAGTGGGAGGACATCCAGGCCAAGGCGGCCGAGGGTGGCGCCCCGGTGCTGCTCTACGAGGAGCCGGACCTGGTCATCCGGGTCGTGCGGGACCTCTTCAACGAGGACTTCCGCGAGCTGGTGATCGAGGGCGAGCAGTCGTACGACATCGTCGAGTCGTACCTGTCGCACGTCTCGCCGGACCTGGTCGCCCGGCTGCGCCGGCACGCCGGCACCACCGACGTCTTCGCCGAGTACCGGATCGACGAGCAGATCCTCAAGGGGCTCGACCGCAAGGTCTTCCTCCCCTCGGGCGGTTCGCTGGTGATCGACCGGACCGAGGCGATGACGGTCATCGACGTCAACACCGGCAAGTACACCGGCTCCGGGGGCAATCTGGAGGAGACGGTCACCCGGAACAACCTGGAGGCGGCCGAGGAGATCGTCCGCCAGCTCCGGCTGCGCGACCTCGGCGGCATCGTGGTGATCGACTTCATCGACATGGTGCTGGAGTCGAACCGGGAGCTGGTGCTGCGCCGGCTCACCGAGTGCCTGGGCCGGGACCGCACCAAGCACCAGGTCACCGAGATCACGTCGCTCGGCCTGGTGCAGATGACCCGCAAGCGCATCGGCGCGGGCCTGCTCGATTCGTTCAGCGAGACCTGCGAGTGCTGCAAGGGTCGCGGCCTGATCATCCACACCGAGCCGGTGCCGGAGAAGCCGCGGGCCGGCGGCGCGGGGGAGAAGGTCAAGGCGGTCGCCTCGGCCGTCACCACCCCCGCCGCCGAGCAGGGCGGCACCGCCTCGTCGCGGCGCCGAGCCCGCAAGGCCGCCACGCCGGAGAAGACCGTGGCCGAGGTGACCGAGGCCACCGACACCGAGGTGCCGACGGAGCCGGACTACCACGACACGATGGGCTACGACCTGTCCCGGTACGAGAGCGAGACGCCGGCCGCCCCGGCGGTCGCCGACAGCCAGGAGGGCGAGTCGGCCCGGCTGGCCGCGGCGGACGATCCGGACGCGCTGGGCGACGGCGAGGCCGACGAGGAGGGCGCCGAGGGCGGCACCGGCCGGCGGCGCTCCCGTCGCGGCGGCGCCCGTCGGCGTACCCGGCCGTGA
- a CDS encoding DUF3618 domain-containing protein has protein sequence MSTDPDQIRREIEATRNSLSSDVDALAYKVSPSRIVDDRKQRARNALQNVRDKVMGSASDYGHSTGHAAHSVADHASSAASNVGDKAHAAASTVGDAAQRAPQVLREKSEGNPLAAGLIAFGVGMLASSLIPATRREQQVATQVKEKAGEHAGAVKEKLGEVAGELRDELREPAQHATESVKSTAQDAVHAVKDDTKSAAQDVKDTAQQSRDQVRY, from the coding sequence ATGAGCACCGACCCCGACCAGATCCGCCGGGAGATCGAGGCCACCCGTAACAGCCTCAGCTCGGACGTGGACGCGCTGGCGTACAAGGTCAGCCCGAGCCGCATCGTCGACGACCGTAAGCAGCGGGCGCGCAACGCGCTCCAGAATGTGAGGGACAAGGTCATGGGAAGCGCCTCGGACTACGGCCACAGCACCGGTCACGCCGCCCACTCGGTGGCCGACCACGCCTCCTCGGCGGCCTCCAACGTCGGCGACAAGGCGCACGCCGCCGCCTCCACCGTCGGCGATGCCGCCCAGCGGGCCCCCCAGGTGCTGCGGGAGAAGTCGGAGGGCAACCCGCTGGCCGCCGGCCTGATCGCGTTCGGCGTCGGCATGCTGGCCTCCTCGCTGATCCCGGCCACCCGCCGCGAGCAGCAGGTGGCGACGCAGGTCAAGGAGAAGGCCGGCGAGCACGCCGGCGCGGTGAAGGAGAAGCTGGGCGAGGTCGCCGGCGAGCTCCGGGACGAGCTGCGCGAGCCGGCCCAGCACGCCACCGAGTCGGTGAAGTCCACCGCCCAGGACGCCGTGCACGCGGTCAAGGACGACACGAAGTCGGCCGCGCAGGACGTCAAGGACACCGCACAGCAGTCCCGCGACCAGGTCCGGTACTGA
- a CDS encoding TIGR03936 family radical SAM-associated protein — protein MRYAKRGPLRFTSHRDFARAFERALRRAGVPIAFSQGFTPHPKISYASAAPTGVASEAEYLEIGLREPVDPDRLRAALDAALSPGLDVLDAVVAGPGSLADRIEASHWQIELPEVDPAVLAQAVSAFAAAEEIQVERMTKQGRRTFDARAAVISIDAVPASETPSGASAVPCAILELVVRQVTPSVRPDDVLSGLRVVAALEPPVSPRVIRLAQGTLTAQGEIVDPLDADRDGTAIGEH, from the coding sequence ATCCGGTACGCCAAACGCGGACCGCTGCGGTTCACCTCGCACCGGGACTTCGCCCGAGCCTTCGAGCGCGCGCTGCGCCGGGCCGGCGTACCGATCGCCTTCTCCCAGGGATTCACCCCCCACCCGAAGATCTCGTACGCCAGCGCCGCGCCCACCGGGGTGGCGAGCGAGGCCGAGTACCTGGAGATCGGTCTCCGGGAGCCGGTCGACCCGGACCGGTTGCGCGCCGCGCTGGACGCCGCGCTCTCGCCGGGACTCGACGTGCTCGACGCGGTGGTGGCCGGGCCCGGCAGCCTCGCTGACCGGATCGAGGCCTCGCACTGGCAGATCGAGCTGCCCGAGGTCGACCCGGCGGTGCTGGCGCAGGCGGTCTCCGCCTTCGCCGCCGCCGAGGAGATCCAGGTCGAGCGGATGACCAAGCAGGGCCGGCGGACCTTCGACGCGCGCGCGGCGGTCATCAGCATCGATGCCGTACCCGCGTCCGAGACGCCTTCCGGGGCGTCGGCCGTACCGTGTGCGATACTCGAACTGGTCGTGCGGCAGGTCACCCCGTCCGTACGACCCGATGACGTCCTTTCCGGCCTCCGCGTGGTGGCCGCCCTGGAGCCGCCGGTCTCCCCGAGGGTGATCCGGCTGGCGCAGGGCACGCTGACCGCGCAGGGCGAGATCGTGGATCCGTTGGATGCGGATCGCGACGGGACAGCCATCGGTGAACACTGA